In Spodoptera frugiperda isolate SF20-4 chromosome 28, AGI-APGP_CSIRO_Sfru_2.0, whole genome shotgun sequence, one genomic interval encodes:
- the LOC126912685 gene encoding immunoglobulin-binding protein Sbi-like, whose translation MCSKIIYCLFFIAVVSARHTVRYDELDDADHHLLRAAYETPSYDHDEYQEQDDMSLGKLDLLKDGLWAVKAKIKELKAFNKAMAANFLATKLKVKELLANSIPLKKHHHADKKPSYNYQAPSYQPQYSAPQYTAPAPQYSAPQVSVSQHSAPQYSAPQVSVPQYSAPQISVPQYSAPQFSAPQFSAPQFSVPQSAPLHVEPQYIEPHNPQYTEPQYAPAQHQHDPYYGH comes from the exons ATGTGCagcaaaattatttactgtttGTTTTTCATCGCTGTCG TGTCAGCGCGGCATACGGTACGCTACGATGAACTTGACGACGCGGACCACCATTTGCTGCGAGCTGCGTACGAGACTCCTTCCTACGATCATGACGAGTACCAAGAACAGGATGACATGTCCCTAGGCAAGCTGGACTTGCTAAAGGACGGGCTCTGGGCTGTCAAGGCTAAGATAAAAGAACTCAAAGCTTTTAACAAAGCTATGGCCGCTAATTTTCTGGCCACCAAGCTAAAGGTGAAAGAATTGCTGGCGAACAGCATCCCTTTAAAGAAACATCATCATGCGGATAAGAAACCTTCATATAATTATCAG GCTCCATCGTATCAGCCGCAGTACTCGGCACCACAGTACACAGCGCCGGCGCCCCAATACTCCGCACCTCAGGTCTCCGTTTCTCAACACTCCGCGCCTCAATATTCCGCACCTCAGGTCTCCGTGCCTCAATACTCCGCACCTCAGATCTCCGTGCCTCAATACTCCGCACCTCAATTCTCCGCACCTCAATTCTCCGCACCTCAATTCTCCGTGCCTCAATCTGCGCCCCTGCATGTGGAACCGCAGTACATCGAGCCCCACAACCCACAGTACACAGAGCCCCAGTACGCACCCGCACAGCACCAACACGACCCCTATTACGGACATTAA
- the LOC118265109 gene encoding coiled-coil domain-containing protein 170 — MEEDKASEEAENWKIYEALCSKSPTEMEADVGNDIITSLRSDLAGLQYKRDKLISENSDLKNQMLARDQRILEQQVEIDHLREQNARQNAVISSLRKKIQDLEEIHRNLQTSQGRSEITVQTLQRDNRYCEEKIKDLEKKLRSLELECHSEEQQKENARCQFHDLVRRMSAALESDFCDTAHTHSPESLIIKAAELVQEITRLKNKCMNTTENLSTVEQDLRSCRDALERSNTDKDILQRQLSAQLLDIERLKQEKESLCVQNRVIERELHEAREKLSHCSKNLNVVTDNVNQNESIIIQLKEDLRHRDEKYQRLHAEYRNTMESLAILLSLPTRFVEAHESTIKDRIREILSDNKDKSVQIDALRDKLNMESQQLGRTAHLHDQANTRVRILEDERNMLEAKLHKLEAELNAQEVSRDNLRKDKANFVAFLERLSRTLNMDELTQDIGIELHTESIIHRAEQLARLESDKIVDKTAVVYQLQRRIRILREQLQRKDLHLDLLRRKLSVQDESCRVRAVLQAERDEAVARNKKLARQCDKLQVQLSDARAQIRDLNAQLVDAAEYKITSLERARKVEELQKKLEEAELLRVRYNRKVNVLKEQVRSTGETFEQERSSIDHQITILRDDLARTKEALAESQRREAQLTSFRNSIAKLLGILVPVSVSDFEMVSRLQKLIDAHHDFTVVSRRYDDPTLLRASSRSPPPSRCRT, encoded by the exons ATGGAAGAAGACAAGGCCAGTGAAGAGGCAGAAAATTGGAAAATTTACGAAGCGCTGTGTAGTAAAAGTCCAACAGAG ATGGAGGCAGACGTTGGTAATGATATAATTACAAGTCTGAGAAGTGATCTTGCCGGGCTGCAGTACAAGCGAGATAAGCTAATATCTGAA AACAGTGACTTAAAAAACCAAATGTTAGCTCGAGACCAGAGAATACTTGAGCAGCAAGTAGAGATCGATCACCTTCGTGAACAAAATGCACGCCAGAATGCTGTCATTTCATCTCTTAGAAAGAAGATTCAAGACCTCGAAGAGATTCATCGAAACCTTCAGACGTCGCAAGGAAGAAGTGAGATCACAGTTCAAACACTGCAGAGAGATAACCGCTACTGTGAAGAGAAGATTAAAGACTTAGAAAAGAAATTACGTTCTCTTGAACTAGAGTGTCACAGTGAAgaacaacaaaaagaaaatgccCGTTGCCAGTTTCACGATCTTGTTCGTCGTATGTCTGCGGCTTTGGAATCAGATTTTTGCGATACAGCACACACTCACTCTCCGGAAAGCTTAATCATCAAGGCGGCCGAGCTTGTCCAAGAAATCACCAGACTGAAAAATAAGTGTATGAATACAACAGAAAACTTATCGACAGTCGAACAGGACCTAAGAAGTTGTAGAGATGCATTGGAGAGATCAAACACTGACAAGGATATTCTACAACGACAACTATCAGCACAACTTCTGGATATCGAGAGACTTAAACAAGAAAAAGAATCCCTTTGTGTTCAAAACAGAGTTATTGAACGAGAACTTCACGAAGCAAGAGAAAAGCTATCACACTGTTCCAAAAACTTAAACGTTGTAACGGATAACGTGAACCAGAATGAATCTATTATCATTCAGTTGAAAG aggATTTGAGGCATCGAGATGAAAAATATCAAAGACTACACGCGGAATATCGCAATACAATGGAATCATTAGCTATATTACTAAGTTTACCGACACGATTTGTTGAAGCACATGAAAGTACTATTAAAGACAGGATTCGTGAAATTTTAAGTGATAACAAAGACAAATCTGTA CAAATAGATGCATTGCGCGATAAGTTAAACATGGAATCTCAGCAATTGGGAAGAACAGCGCATTTACACGATCAAGCAAATACCCGCGTGCGCATCCTAGAAGATGAAAGAAATATGCTCGAAGCTAAATTACACAAGCTGGAAGCCGAGCTTAACGCACAGGAGGTCTCCAGGGACAATTTACGTAAAGACAAAGCCAAT TTTGTTGCCTTCCTAGAACGTCTAAGTCGGACACTAAATATGGATGAACTAACCCAAGACATCGGTATAGAATTGCACACTGAATCGATTATCCACCGAGCTGAACAGTTAGCGAGGCTTGAAAGTGATAAAATTGTTGATAAG ACAGCGGTTGTTTATCAGTTACAACGACGAATTCGGATTTTAAGAGAACAACTACAGAGGAAAGACTTGCACTTAGATTTGTTGCGACGAAAACTGAGTGTACAG GATGAGAGCTGTCGAGTGCGAGCCGTGTTGCAGGCGGAGCGCGATGAAGCTGTGGCTCGCAACAAGAAGCTCGCGCGACAATGTGACAAGCTACAAGTGCAGCTTAGTGACGCGCGCGCGCAAATACGTGACCTCAACGCACAACTTGTAGATGCCGCTGAGTACAAG ATAACATCACTAGAGAGAGCTCGCAAAGTAGAAGAACTGCAAAAGAAGTTGGAGGAGGCGGAACTACTGCGCGTGCGTTACAATCGTAAAGTGAACGTGTTGAAGGAACAAGTGCGCTCCACGGGCGAGACCTTCGAGCAGGAGCGCTCGTCCATTGACCACCAGATCACCATCCTGCGGGATGACCTCGCGCGCACCAAGGAGGCGCTCGCCGAGAGCCAGCGCAGGGAAGCTCAGCTCACCAGCTTCAG GAACTCGATAGCGAAGTTGCTAGGTATCCTGGTGCCGGTGTCTGTGTCTGACTTCGAGATGGTGTCCCGCCTACAAAAGCTGATCGACGCACACCACGACTTCACGGTGGTGTCGCGCCGATACGACGACCCCACTCTGCTGCGAGCCTCCTCTCGCTCTCCACCGCCCTCGCGTTGCAGAACCTAG